In Hymenobacter volaticus, the genomic window TTTCCCTTTTCATGTCGATTTCCTTTCCTCGCTTACTCTTAGCTGGTGCCTTTGCGCTGGCCGTTAGCGCGCCCGCTACGGCTCAAACCACCACCAAAATCGATTCACTGGCCATCCGCAAAATCTACGACGAAGCGTTGTTGCGAGGGCAGAGCTACGAGAACTTGCGCGAATTGTGCACCAAGGTGGGAGGGCGCCTTAGCGGCTCACCTCAGGCCGAGCAGGCAGTACAGTGGGGCAAGCTAGCCATGGAGAAGTTGGGAGTAGACCGGGTCTATCTGCAGGAAGTGATGGTGCCGCATTGGGTGCGCGGTGCCAAGGAAAAAGCCGAGATTAGGCCTGCCAAAGGCAAAGGCGTAGCGTTGTCGGTGTGTGCCCTCGGCGGTTCCGTTGGCACCAACGGCAAGATTAAGGCCCAAGTGGTGGAAGTGAAAAGCATGGCCGAACTAGCGGCACTGCCCGCCGAAAAAGTGAAAGGCAAGTTTGTTTTCTTCAACCGGCCCATGAATGCCACCTACGTGGAAACGGGCCGCGCCTACGGCGAAGCCGGCGACCAACGGCGCATTGGTGCCTCCGAAGCGGCAAAGCGGGGTGCCATAGGCGCTCTCGTGCGCAGCCTCAGCCTGGCCCACGACGATTTCCCTCACACTGGCACGATGCGCTACGAAGACAATGTAGCCAAAGTGCCTGCCGCCGCCCTCAGCACGAATGGTGCCGACCAACTCAGCCA contains:
- a CDS encoding M20/M25/M40 family metallo-hydrolase; translated protein: MSISFPRLLLAGAFALAVSAPATAQTTTKIDSLAIRKIYDEALLRGQSYENLRELCTKVGGRLSGSPQAEQAVQWGKLAMEKLGVDRVYLQEVMVPHWVRGAKEKAEIRPAKGKGVALSVCALGGSVGTNGKIKAQVVEVKSMAELAALPAEKVKGKFVFFNRPMNATYVETGRAYGEAGDQRRIGASEAAKRGAIGALVRSLSLAHDDFPHTGTMRYEDNVAKVPAAALSTNGADQLSQLLKVDSDLTVELEMACQTLPDVKSYNVVGEIKGSKYPNEIITVGGHLDSWDLAQGAHDDGTGCVQSMEVLRLLKATGLRPERTIRAVLFMNEENGARGGLKYAELAKAAKEQHVIAMESDGEDLRLAALVSKLIPLP